The following proteins are encoded in a genomic region of Ornithodoros turicata isolate Travis chromosome 6, ASM3712646v1, whole genome shotgun sequence:
- the LOC135398379 gene encoding myb/SANT-like DNA-binding domain-containing protein 3 has protein sequence MSKRTPYMTPDETDTFLELLRNYKGIVENKKTDSVSAKSKQQAWEKMAAEFNSIPGVVHRNVKQLRKVWDNLKGKWKKETAKGVRHSMLTGGGGPPSPMDPVLEQVESIVPHIATRIHNPFDGDRKYGVFYFLCTFHTVPGSTGGAQLQSERSTSDDTILDEATTAGGEGTQFLSSGPASHDASSHAISSSVHLSELESRRETMAQDNIRRDAEHTLRVKLMNEEHKLKLRHMRIMHKLQVQCVREEIQVHKMKQRLLGEQLTQDMNKQTRVNVT, from the exons ATGTCAAAACGAACGCCGTACATGACACCTGATGAAACAGACACCTTTCTCGAACTTCTACGGAACTACAAGGGCATAGTGGAGAACAAGAAGACCGACAGTGTGTCGGCGAAGTCGAAACAGCAAGCGTGGGAGAAGATGGCTGCGGAGTTCAACAGTATACCTGGTGTAGTGCATCGGAATGTGAAACAATTGCGAAAAGTGTGGGACAATTTGAAGGGGAAgtggaaaaaagaaacagcgaaaGGAGTGAGACACAGCATGCTGACAG GTGGTGGTGGACCTCCCTCCCCAATGGACCCGGTCCTCGAGCAAGTGGAGTCCATCGTCCCCCACATTGCCACAAGGATACACAACCCTTTCGATGGTGACCGGAAGTACGGAGTATTCTACTTCCTAT GCACCTTTCACACTGTGCCTGGGTCGACAGGTGGTGCTCAGTTACAGTCTGAACGTTCCACCTCTGACGACACCATTCTGGACGAAGCTACAACGGCAGGTGGTGAAGGGACTCAGTTCCTCAGTTCAGGACCAGCTTCACATGATGCGTCCTCACACGCTATATCGAGCAGTGTACACTTAAGCG AATTGGAATCACGACGGGAGACGATGGCACAGGACAATATACGTAGAGACGCTGAGCACACGCTGAGGGTCAAGCTCATGAACGAAGAACACAAGCTAAAACTAAGGCACATGCGTATAATGCACAAACTGCAAGTCCAGTGTGTGCGTGAAGAAATTCAGGTGCATAAGATGAAGCAAAGACTGTTGGGGGAGCAGCTAACTCAAGATATGAACAAGCAAACTCGAGTGAACGTAACATGA
- the LOC135398380 gene encoding putative nuclease HARBI1, with translation MTRFYSIAGFQGVTGCIDCTHVPIHSPGGMHAEVYRDRKGVFSINVQAITGPELQFFDIVASWPGSVHDSRIFDNSRARVLYEEGMLPGILLGDQGYPRMPFLMTPLSDPRTQAERRYNRSHIKTRNSVERAFGVWKRRFPCLRMKLQTRLERSAAFICACAALHNIACVWNDPCPMDNMQIQEDEGPLSAIYPDVVLGAHMRRRLIENVFSRVQDDA, from the exons ATGACGCGCTTTTACTCGATTGCCGGGTTTCAGGGCGTCACTGGTTGTATCGATTGCACACATGTTCCTATACACAGCCCTGGTGGGATGCACGCCGAAGTTTACAGGGATCGTAAGGGAGTTTTCTCCATCAATGTACAG GCCATTACTGGTCCAGAGCTTCAATTCTTCGACATTGTTGCGAGTTGGCCTGGGTCAGTGCACGACAGTCGGATATTTGATAACAGCAGAGCTCGTGTCCTGTACGAAGAAGGGATGCTGCCTGGTATCTTGCTTGGGGACCAAGGATACCCACGCATGCCCTTTCTAATGACTCCACTGAGCGACCCCAGAACGCAAGCAGAAAGAAG ATACAACCGAAGCCACATTAAAACGCGGAATTCAGTAGAGAGAGCATTTGGAGTGTGGAAAAGAAGATTCCCATGCCTCAGAATGAAGCTCCAAACGCGGCTTGAACGGTCAGCTGCTTTCATCTGCGCTTGTGCAGCACTACACAACATCGCATGCGTATGGAACGACCCCTGCCCAATGGACAACATGCAAATACAAGAAGATGAGGGTCCTCTATCTGCTATCTACCCAGACGTTGTGCTTGGTGCACACATGAGGCGCCGTCTAATTGAAAATGTTTTTTCCCGCGTCCAGGACGATGCCTAG